DNA from Candidatus Methanosuratincola sp.:
TGAAGCCCCAACTATGCCTATTGATCTCATCTCTTTGCCTCCCTGATCGCATAATCAACAATCATTCCGGGTATGTCGATACCTGTAGCCGGTACAGTGTTCTTAAACTCGACGGTGCTGTTTATCTCGTGCACAACGAGCCTGCCGTCGTCTTCCATCATGTCCACCCCGAAAACCCCGCCTCCGACTGCGGCTGCTGCCTTGAGAGCCAGCTCCCTTATCTCCGGGGTTATCGGGCAGTTCTCGACCTTCCCCCCTCGGGCGGTATTCGTCCTCCAGTCATCGCTGTTGTTCACTCTGTATATTGCAACCGGGACTTCCTCGCCTATCACGAAGACCCTGAGGTCCCTTGGAGGCCTTTTTACCATCTCCTGTGCATAATAGATCTGGTATAGCGGGAACATCATCTCCCGGTGCTCGAGCGCCACGGTTGCGGCCGTCTTGTCCTTCAGGAGCGAGACCAGCCTCCCCCAGCTCCCGACCACCGGCTTGAGTATTGCTGGGTACCCAATGTTCTCCAGCGCCTCAATTGTCGCCTCTGGCGTGAATGCCAGGCAGGTCCTTGGTGTCGGTATCCCTGCCCTCTTGAAAGTGATCGTGTTCAGTACCTTGTTCCCACAGAGCTCGGAGGTCTGGTACCTGTTTATCACCCTGACGCCGTAGCTCTCGAGAGCAGCTGTGGCATGGAGCCCGCGGAAGTGGCTTACGCATCTCTGGATGACGACATCCCCCAGCCAGTCTGGCTTGTCCTTTGAAGTGAGGTCGAAGTAGACCTTCTCAGCACTGACCAAGCTAAAGTCCACTCCTCTCTTCACGCACGTTTCGTGGAGTGCTTTTTCTTCCCAGCGCATGTGGTCGTACATTATATTGAGCTTAGCCATCTCTATCGTAACCTCAGACGAGTAGATTCGAAAGGCGAAGTTATTTAAGCATTTCGATAATTGTTTTTGGTGAAGAATTTTCGTTTTTAGAACTTATAAATTCGAAAATCAAACCCAAGAACGGAGGACTATCATCGAGTTTGTTTTTGTTAACCCCTCTATCTTCCTAACCTCATCTATGTTCTTGTTGACCTCCTGCATTGAAGCTCCAGATATCAGTGCGACTATGTCGACCTCTCCCGCGACCTCTAGGACGAGATCTACCCCTTCAATCTTCTTTATCTGCTGTGCGACAAGGGGGTTTGGCCTTGCGGGCTGGACTGAGACTAGTATTATCGCCTTGACCTTCTCCCCTGTTTCGATATCAACCGTAAACCTCTTTATCACGCCTTCTTGCTGGAGCCTCTCCACCCTTTTCCTAACTGCAGCCTCAGAGAGGCCTACATCCTCAGCGATCTTTGTAAATGC
Protein-coding regions in this window:
- the lysX gene encoding lysine biosynthesis protein LysX; protein product: MAKLNIMYDHMRWEEKALHETCVKRGVDFSLVSAEKVYFDLTSKDKPDWLGDVVIQRCVSHFRGLHATAALESYGVRVINRYQTSELCGNKVLNTITFKRAGIPTPRTCLAFTPEATIEALENIGYPAILKPVVGSWGRLVSLLKDKTAATVALEHREMMFPLYQIYYAQEMVKRPPRDLRVFVIGEEVPVAIYRVNNSDDWRTNTARGGKVENCPITPEIRELALKAAAAVGGGVFGVDMMEDDGRLVVHEINSTVEFKNTVPATGIDIPGMIVDYAIREAKR
- a CDS encoding Lrp/AsnC family transcriptional regulator, whose translation is MMHNIDEVDRKILALLRENSRLAFTKIAEDVGLSEAAVRKRVERLQQEGVIKRFTVDIETGEKVKAIILVSVQPARPNPLVAQQIKKIEGVDLVLEVAGEVDIVALISGASMQEVNKNIDEVRKIEGLTKTNSMIVLRSWV